One window of Agromyces rhizosphaerae genomic DNA carries:
- a CDS encoding enoyl-CoA hydratase/isomerase family protein, with protein MTLAAHADHVRILVADGVGHVTLDRPEALNALNHRMLLRLTEILTAWRDDTEVSIVLLDGAGERGFCAGGDIREMYAGIIADRRDDVRAFFWHEYRLDAMIAEYPKPVVAVLDGIAMGGGIGIGGHASIRVVTERSRLAMPETRIGLTPDVGGALLLGRAPGRLGEYLALTGESMTDAAAIDAGFADYLVPRTSLPALAQALRERADPGTPSEIVMLFDETPEPSPLQAKRHWIDDAFAADDVPGVLTRLRELADGTRPARTRAGAPEFPKVPLDGAARAEAAETADALAERSPTALAVTLHAVRSARALNALRPVLEQDFRLVSWFLEQPDLAEGIRAQVVDKDRSPKWSPASLDGLEPDVVDAAMRHPLPAPLWDE; from the coding sequence GTGACTCTCGCCGCGCACGCCGACCACGTCCGCATCCTCGTCGCGGACGGCGTCGGGCATGTCACGCTCGACCGGCCCGAGGCGCTCAACGCGCTGAACCACCGCATGCTCCTGCGCCTGACCGAGATCCTCACCGCCTGGCGGGACGACACCGAGGTCTCGATCGTGCTGCTCGACGGCGCGGGCGAGCGGGGATTCTGCGCGGGCGGCGACATCCGCGAGATGTACGCAGGCATCATCGCCGACCGCCGCGACGACGTGCGCGCGTTCTTCTGGCACGAGTACCGGCTCGACGCGATGATCGCCGAGTACCCGAAGCCCGTCGTCGCCGTGCTCGACGGCATCGCCATGGGCGGCGGCATCGGCATCGGCGGGCACGCGTCGATCCGCGTCGTCACCGAGCGCTCGCGCCTGGCCATGCCCGAGACGCGGATCGGCCTGACGCCCGACGTCGGCGGTGCGCTGCTGCTCGGGCGGGCGCCGGGCCGGCTGGGGGAGTACCTCGCGCTCACCGGGGAGTCGATGACGGATGCGGCGGCCATCGACGCCGGATTCGCCGACTACCTCGTGCCGAGAACGTCGCTGCCGGCGCTCGCGCAGGCGCTCCGGGAGCGCGCCGACCCCGGCACGCCCAGCGAGATCGTCATGCTCTTCGACGAGACGCCCGAGCCGTCGCCGCTCCAGGCGAAGCGCCACTGGATCGACGACGCGTTCGCGGCCGACGACGTGCCCGGCGTGCTGACCCGCCTGCGCGAGCTCGCCGACGGCACGCGCCCGGCGCGCACCCGCGCGGGCGCCCCGGAGTTCCCGAAGGTGCCGCTCGACGGGGCCGCGCGCGCCGAGGCGGCCGAGACGGCGGATGCCCTCGCCGAGCGCTCGCCCACGGCGCTCGCCGTGACCCTGCACGCCGTGCGCTCCGCCCGCGCCCTGAACGCGCTACGCCCGGTGCTCGAGCAGGACTTCCGGCTGGTGTCGTGGTTCCTCGAGCAGCCCGACCTGGCCGAGGGCATCCGCGCCCAGGTCGTCGACAAGGACCGGTCGCCGAAGTGGAGCCCGGCCTCGCTCGACGGGCTCGAGCCCGACGTGGTCGACGCCGCCATGCGGCATCCGCTGCCCGCGCCGCTCTGGGACGAGTGA